One window of the Runella slithyformis DSM 19594 genome contains the following:
- a CDS encoding acetyltransferase, whose translation MLLYGASGHAKVIISCLRANLIPISGIFDDDLSKKELWKIPVVGSYRTDYKPNESLIISIGNNLIRRQIAVSIGHTFGKVLHPSAVIDASVEIGEGSVVFQNAVLQADACIGKHVIINTSSSVDHECNLADFVHIAPNATLCGNVRVGEGTLIGAGTIVAPNLRIGKSCLIAAGSVITKHIPDFAIVRGNPARVLKITSA comes from the coding sequence ATGCTTTTATACGGTGCAAGCGGTCATGCCAAAGTCATTATCAGTTGTTTACGGGCAAACCTGATTCCCATTTCGGGAATTTTTGACGATGATCTGTCCAAAAAAGAGCTGTGGAAAATTCCTGTCGTCGGGAGTTACCGGACGGATTACAAACCCAATGAATCCCTTATCATTTCAATCGGCAATAACCTGATTCGCCGACAGATCGCCGTATCCATCGGTCACACGTTCGGAAAGGTGTTACACCCTTCCGCCGTTATTGACGCATCGGTCGAGATAGGAGAAGGTTCGGTTGTTTTTCAAAATGCCGTTTTGCAGGCCGATGCGTGTATTGGCAAACACGTTATTATCAATACCTCCTCTTCCGTTGACCACGAATGTAACTTAGCTGATTTTGTACACATTGCGCCAAACGCCACCCTTTGCGGCAATGTGCGGGTAGGCGAAGGAACGCTTATCGGTGCCGGCACCATCGTGGCCCCCAATCTCCGCATCGGCAAAAGCTGCCTGATTGCCGCCGGCAGCGTTATTACCAAGCACATTCCGGATTTTGCCATTGTACGGGGAAATCCCGCACGCGTTCTGAAGATCACTTCTGCTTAA
- a CDS encoding phage holin family protein — MFEKIEEVRNYLFKYLETRLDLIKTETQERLENMVVQLIYVVVLLLLASLTGIFLFIMLAVGLNEWLDSRYAGFLIVFGLLLAATFFWAKAGVQVQQWVRRLLFRVFKQK, encoded by the coding sequence ATGTTTGAAAAAATAGAAGAGGTTCGGAATTACCTTTTTAAATACCTGGAAACGCGTCTTGACTTAATAAAAACAGAAACCCAGGAGCGACTTGAAAATATGGTCGTTCAACTGATTTATGTGGTTGTGCTCTTATTATTGGCCTCATTGACGGGTATTTTCCTTTTTATTATGCTCGCCGTTGGCCTCAATGAATGGCTTGACAGCCGTTATGCCGGTTTTCTGATTGTTTTCGGGCTTCTTTTAGCGGCTACATTTTTCTGGGCAAAAGCCGGGGTTCAGGTACAGCAGTGGGTACGGCGACTGTTGTTTCGGGTTTTTAAGCAGAAGTGA
- the porT gene encoding type IX secretion/gliding motility protein PorT/SprT, whose translation MHTTHVWNLFDLRWKKIIIGLLISSGLVHASIAQSVGYFRKYQEYYDDKPIHYGFLFALPVTRFHLVHDNSFVTQDTTNRITAPVTIGFRFGFVMNGYLNDHWDIRTTPSVSLYNRAVEYEYGNGKKRRELREATWIEIPLLFKYKSQRRGNSRMYMLAGATFGFETNVRKRQIPGSDRLNAKSADLTVDYGFGFEQFLAYTKFSPELRFSHGIVNLYRTNDPNSTGSIRRLTSHTVTLYLMFE comes from the coding sequence ATGCATACCACTCACGTTTGGAATTTGTTCGATTTACGTTGGAAAAAAATAATTATTGGGTTGTTGATAAGCAGCGGGCTTGTTCATGCATCCATAGCTCAGTCCGTTGGCTACTTTCGTAAGTATCAGGAGTATTATGATGACAAGCCAATCCATTACGGCTTTTTGTTCGCCTTGCCCGTGACCCGATTTCACCTTGTTCATGATAATTCTTTCGTAACTCAGGATACCACCAATCGCATCACAGCCCCGGTAACCATCGGTTTTCGTTTCGGATTTGTCATGAATGGGTATCTTAACGACCATTGGGACATTCGTACTACGCCTTCCGTTTCGCTCTATAATCGTGCGGTAGAATATGAATACGGCAACGGGAAAAAGCGCCGTGAACTCCGCGAAGCTACCTGGATCGAAATTCCGCTCTTATTCAAATACAAATCACAACGAAGAGGCAACTCACGCATGTACATGCTTGCCGGAGCTACGTTTGGATTTGAAACCAACGTACGCAAGCGTCAAATTCCCGGTTCTGATCGATTAAATGCCAAAAGTGCCGACCTAACCGTTGACTATGGGTTTGGGTTCGAGCAATTTTTAGCGTACACCAAATTTTCACCCGAGTTGCGGTTTTCTCACGGAATCGTCAATCTCTACCGTACCAATGATCCAAACTCTACGGGCAGCATCCGTCGTCTTACCTCACACACCGTTACGCTCTATCTGATGTTTGAATAA
- the ubiE gene encoding bifunctional demethylmenaquinone methyltransferase/2-methoxy-6-polyprenyl-1,4-benzoquinol methylase UbiE — MTVVPYKDKDAGKREQIAEMFDNVSPKYDFLNHLLSAGIDIYWRKRAIKLLKKEKPQTILDIATGTGDFAIEALALNPKKIIGIDISEGMLAVGREKIKKIGMENVIDLRTGDSANLPLESNSFDAVIASFGVRNFENLLNGLTDMFRVMKPGGTCIVLEFSKPKTFPFKQLYNFYFRYILPIVGRMVSKDTAAYTYLPESVQAFPDGNDFLKIYEQAGFKDTKCIPLTFGICSIYVGKK, encoded by the coding sequence ATGACGGTTGTACCATACAAAGACAAAGATGCAGGCAAGCGCGAACAGATCGCCGAAATGTTTGATAATGTTTCTCCCAAATACGATTTTCTGAATCACCTGCTCAGCGCAGGTATTGATATCTATTGGAGAAAACGAGCCATCAAACTTCTCAAAAAAGAAAAACCGCAAACGATCTTAGACATTGCCACGGGTACCGGCGACTTTGCCATCGAAGCATTGGCCCTTAACCCGAAAAAAATCATCGGCATTGATATCTCAGAAGGAATGCTGGCCGTGGGTCGCGAAAAAATCAAAAAAATTGGCATGGAAAATGTCATTGATCTGCGTACGGGTGATTCGGCCAATCTGCCATTGGAAAGTAATTCTTTCGATGCAGTAATCGCCTCCTTTGGGGTTCGGAATTTTGAAAACCTACTGAATGGACTGACGGATATGTTTCGAGTCATGAAACCGGGCGGCACGTGTATCGTGTTGGAATTTTCAAAACCGAAAACTTTCCCGTTCAAACAATTATACAACTTTTACTTTCGTTACATTTTACCGATTGTAGGAAGGATGGTATCAAAAGATACGGCAGCATATACTTATCTTCCCGAATCGGTACAGGCGTTTCCGGACGGAAATGATTTTTTGAAAATTTACGAACAGGCGGGCTTTAAAGACACAAAATGCATACCACTCACGTTTGGAATTTGTTCGATTTACGTTGGAAAAAAATAA
- the chrA gene encoding chromate efflux transporter: MSESLLHPPVKRIRHLIFLKDVLILALTCFGGPQVHLVMFLERFVHKHRYIKEEELLELQALCQVLPGPTSTQTITALGFKLGGPNLAYTTLLIWSLPAVLVMTFAALGIYYLQQNQISLAFMRFVEPMAVGFLAYGGYSIGKKVIHKNTHWFILITAAVIAYLFPSPYMTPIVIVLGGLVTALEFRKHQKMEKNPIRIQWANFILWLGVLVFAAALGAITHSLPIRLFENFYRNGSLVFGGGQVLNPMLYTEFVEFKKYLTRQEFLTGMALAQVIPGPVFSIASYIGALSMRSEGGLGSQLWGSLASTAGIFLPGTFLIFFVYRFWNGLKKYRGVRASLEGVNAASVGLTAAAVMRMFIPTATDSTAIIFIVGTFLLLRYTKTPPYVIVLGGILTGILFH; encoded by the coding sequence GTGTCAGAATCACTCCTTCACCCGCCCGTCAAGCGGATTCGACACCTCATCTTTCTGAAAGATGTGCTGATCCTGGCATTGACCTGTTTTGGGGGGCCTCAAGTCCATTTGGTAATGTTTCTTGAGCGGTTTGTACACAAACATCGTTATATTAAGGAAGAAGAATTGCTCGAATTACAGGCTCTTTGCCAGGTTTTACCCGGGCCTACCTCTACCCAAACGATTACGGCCTTGGGCTTTAAATTAGGCGGCCCCAATTTAGCGTATACGACCCTGTTGATCTGGTCGCTGCCCGCCGTTCTGGTGATGACCTTTGCGGCGCTTGGCATTTATTATCTTCAACAAAACCAAATTTCGTTGGCATTTATGCGTTTTGTAGAGCCTATGGCCGTGGGATTTTTGGCCTATGGAGGCTATAGCATTGGAAAAAAAGTCATTCATAAAAATACACATTGGTTTATATTAATTACAGCTGCTGTCATTGCCTATCTGTTTCCATCTCCCTACATGACGCCCATTGTGATAGTGCTGGGAGGGTTAGTGACGGCGTTGGAATTTCGTAAACATCAAAAAATGGAGAAAAACCCCATACGCATTCAATGGGCCAATTTCATTTTATGGCTGGGGGTTCTGGTATTTGCCGCCGCGCTCGGGGCTATTACACACTCGCTGCCGATTCGTCTTTTTGAAAACTTTTACCGTAACGGCAGTCTGGTTTTTGGCGGTGGACAGGTGCTCAACCCCATGCTTTACACAGAATTTGTTGAATTTAAAAAATACCTGACCCGGCAGGAGTTTTTAACCGGTATGGCCTTGGCGCAGGTGATTCCGGGTCCCGTTTTTTCCATTGCCTCTTACATCGGGGCATTGTCGATGCGGTCGGAAGGAGGCTTGGGCAGTCAGCTCTGGGGCAGTTTGGCATCTACGGCAGGTATCTTTCTTCCGGGAACCTTTCTGATATTTTTTGTTTATCGTTTTTGGAACGGTCTCAAAAAATACCGGGGTGTGCGGGCATCACTTGAAGGGGTCAACGCGGCCAGCGTAGGGCTTACGGCCGCGGCCGTAATGCGCATGTTTATTCCGACGGCGACCGACTCCACCGCTATTATTTTTATTGTCGGCACATTTCTTTTACTGCGGTATACAAAAACGCCACCCTATGTTATTGTGCTGGGTGGCATCCTGACAGGTATCCTTTTTCACTGA
- a CDS encoding isopenicillin N synthase family dioxygenase: MSETALLDEIPSLDISDFTSGDPIRKIQFVQDLGTAFNNIGFVCIKNHGLSEALRLKLYDAVQQFFQQPDDVKKKYEFPELSGQRGYIGKGKETAKGFKVADLKEFYHVGQPSPEGNMPHNIFPEETPEFKEYTLKVYETFENTGKTLLRAIALYLNLDEDYFEDKVRNGDSILRALHYFPLDPATVPDGAVRAAAHGDINLITLLMGASAEGLEVLRRDGKWIGITALPDQIVVNVGDMLDRLTNHNLKSTIHRVVNPPREKMNTSRYSIPFFMHPRADMDLTCLETCVDAQNPKLYVDMTAGEFLNERLIELGLKKA, encoded by the coding sequence ATGTCAGAAACTGCACTTCTTGACGAAATTCCTTCGTTAGATATCTCCGACTTTACAAGCGGCGACCCTATCCGTAAAATTCAGTTTGTTCAAGACCTGGGCACAGCTTTCAACAATATCGGTTTTGTCTGTATTAAAAATCACGGCCTTTCCGAAGCCCTTCGCCTGAAACTGTATGATGCTGTGCAACAATTCTTTCAACAGCCTGACGACGTAAAGAAAAAATACGAATTTCCGGAACTGTCGGGCCAGCGCGGATACATCGGCAAAGGCAAAGAAACCGCAAAAGGCTTTAAAGTAGCCGATCTAAAAGAATTTTACCACGTAGGGCAGCCTAGCCCTGAAGGCAATATGCCGCATAATATCTTTCCGGAAGAAACCCCCGAGTTTAAGGAGTATACGCTCAAAGTATACGAGACGTTTGAGAACACGGGCAAAACACTTTTGAGAGCGATTGCCTTATACCTGAACCTCGACGAAGATTACTTTGAAGATAAGGTTCGCAATGGTGACAGCATTTTGCGGGCGCTGCACTACTTTCCTCTGGATCCGGCCACCGTACCCGACGGAGCGGTTAGGGCAGCGGCACACGGCGACATAAACCTGATCACCCTTTTGATGGGAGCCAGTGCCGAGGGGCTTGAAGTACTTCGCCGCGATGGCAAATGGATCGGTATTACGGCCCTACCCGACCAGATTGTGGTCAACGTCGGCGATATGCTCGACCGCTTGACCAATCACAACCTTAAATCGACCATTCACCGTGTCGTGAACCCACCGCGTGAAAAAATGAATACCTCGCGGTATTCCATTCCATTCTTTATGCATCCACGGGCCGATATGGATTTGACCTGTTTAGAAACGTGTGTAGATGCCCAAAATCCCAAACTTTACGTTGATATGACAGCGGGCGAATTTCTAAACGAGCGACTCATTGAATTAGGCCTGAAAAAAGCGTAA